From the Xyrauchen texanus isolate HMW12.3.18 unplaced genomic scaffold, RBS_HiC_50CHRs HiC_scaffold_676, whole genome shotgun sequence genome, one window contains:
- the atp2a1l gene encoding ATPase sarcoplasmic/endoplasmic reticulum Ca2+ transporting 1, like: MEDAYMKDPADCLAFFGVNESTGLTPDQVKKNLAKFGYNELPAEEGKSIWELIIEQFEDLLVRILLLAACISFVLAWFEEGDETVTAFVEPFVILLILIANAVVGVWQERNAESAIEALKEYEPEMGKIYRSDRKSVQMIKAREIVPGDIVEVSVGDKVPADIRLTAIRSTTLRVDQSILTGESVSVIKHTDAVPDPRAVNQDKKNMLFSGTNIASGKAIGVAVGTGVSTEIGKIRDQMAATEQEKTPLQQKLDEFGEQLSKVISLICVAVWMINIGHFNDPVHGGSWIRGAVYYFKIAVALAVAAIPEGLPAVITTCLALGTRRMAKKNAIVRSLPSVETLGCTSVICSDKTGTLTTNQMCVTKMFIIDKIDGDHVELDCFDISGSKYTPEGEVSKLGARVDCSQYDGLVELSTICALCNDSSLDYNENKKIFEKVGEATETALCCLVEKMNVFKSNVNNLPKVERANACCNIVKQLMKKNFTLEFSRDRKSMSVYCTPFKGDAGSKMFVKGAPEGVIDRCTYVRVGATRLPLTNVVKDKIMSIIKEWGTGRDTLRCLALATRDSPLKVEEMNLVDSTKFVDYETDLTFVGCVGMLDPPRKEVTGSIELCRAAGIRVIMITGDNKGTAVAICRRIGIFSEDEDVTGKAYTGREFDDLPRSEQSDAVRRARCFARVEPSHKSKIVEFLQGMDEITAMTGDGVNDAPALKKAEIGIAMGSGTAVAKSASEMVLADDNFSSIVAAVEEGRAIYNNMKQFIRYLISSNVGEVVCIFLTAALGLPEALIPVQLLWVNLVTDGLPATALGFNPPDLEIMGKPPRSPKEPLISGWLFFRYMAIGGYVGAATVGAAAHWFMYDDEGPNVTYYQLSHFMQCHEENEDFTGIDCEVFEAAPPMTMALSVLVTIEMCNALNSLSENQSLIRMPPWSNGWLVAAMTLSMSLHFMIIYVDPLPMVFKLKHLNPEQWMVVLKLSLPVILIDELLKFVARNYVDV; this comes from the exons ATGGAGGACGCCTACATGAAGGACCCAGCCGACTGTCTGGCCTTCTTTGGGGTTAATGAGAGCACCGGTCTTACCCCTGATCAGGTCAAGAAGAACCTGGCCAAGTTCGGTTACAATG AGCTGCCAGCTGAGGAGG GTAAATCTATCTGGGAGCTGATCATTGAGCAGTTTGAGGATCTGTTAGTCAGAATTTTGCTGCTCGCTGCCTGCATCTCTTTT GTCCTGGCTTGGTTTGAGGAGGGCGACGAGACCGTCACTGCCTTCGTCGAGCCGTTTGTCATCTTGCTAATTCTAATCGCCAATGCCGTAGTCGGTGTGTGGCAG GAGCGTAATGCTGAGAGCGCCATTGAGGCTCTGAAGGAGTATGAGCCTGAGATGGGAAAGATCTACCGTTCTGACAGAAAGAGTGTCCAGATGATCAAGGCCAGAGAGATTGTCCCTGGTGACATCGTGGAAGTGTCTG TTGGTGATAAAGTCCCCGCTGACATCAGGCTTACTGCCATCCGTTCCACCACACTCCGTGTGGACCAGTCCATCCTGACTG GTGAGTCCGTCAGTGTGATCAAGCACACCGATGCTGTCCCCGACCCCAGAGCCGTGAACCAGGACAAGAAGAACATGCTTTTCTCT GGCACAAACATCGCTTCTGGTAAGGCTATTGGCGTAGCTGTCGGTACTGGTGTATCCACTGAGATTGGTAAGATCCGAGACCAGATGGCTGCCACTGAGCAGGAGAAGACCCCCCTGCAACAGAAGCTGGATGAGTTTGGTGAGCAGCTGTCTAAGGTTATCTCTCTGATTTGCGTTGCTGTCTGGATGATCAACATCGGTCACTTCAATGATCCCGTTCATGGTGGATCCTGGATCCGTGGCGCTGTGTACTATTTCAAGATCGCTGTCGCTCTGGCTGTGGCTGCCATACCTGAGG GTCTGCCTGCTGTCATCACTACCTGCTTGGCTCTTGGTACCAGACGTATGGCCAAGAAGAATGCCATTGTCCGTTCTCTGCCCTCTGTGGAGACCCTGGGCTGCACCTCCGTCATCTGCTCTGACAAAACTGGCACCTTGACCACCaaccagatgtgtgtgactaAG ATGTTTATCATCGACAAAATTGATGGTGATCATGTGGAACTTGACTGCTTTGATATCTCTGGCTCCAAGTACACCCCTGAGGGAGAGGT CTCAAAGTTGGGTGCTCGTGTTGACTGCAGTCAGTATGATGGTCTGGTTGAGCTGTCCACCATCTGTGCCCTGTGCAATGACTCTTCCCTTGACTACAACGAG AATAAGAAGATCTTTGAGAAGGTCGGTGAGGCCACTGAGACTGCTCTGTGCTGCTTAGTTGAGAAGATGAATGTGTTCAAGAGCAACGTCAACAACCTGCCCAAGGTTGAGAGAGCCAATGCCTGCTGCAAC ATTGTAAAGCAGCTAATGAAGAAGAACTTCACTCTAGAGTTCTCCCGTGACAGGAAATCCATGTCTGTCTATTGTACTCCTTTCAAGGGTGATGCAGGCAGCAAAATGTTTGTGAAG GGTGCTCCAGAGGGTGTGATTGACAGATGCACCTATGTGCGTGTTGGAGCTACTCGCCTGCCCCTGACTAACGTTGTGAAGGATAAGATCATGTCCATCATTAAGGAGTGGGGTACCGGACGTGATACCCTGCGTTGCCTGGCCTTGGCCACCCGTGACAGTCCCCTGAAAGTCGAGGAAATGAACCTTGTGGACTCTACCAAATTTGTTGACTATGAG ACTGACCTGACCTTTGTTGGCTGTGTCGGTATGTTGGATCCCCCCCGTAAAGAGGTTACTGGCTCCATTGAACTGTGCAGGGCTGCTGGGATTCGTGTAATCATGATCACTG GTGACAACAAGGGTACCGCTGTGGCTATCTGCCGTCGTATTGGCATCTTTAGTGAGGATGAGGATGTGACTGGCAAGGCTTACACCGGACGTGAGTTTGATGACCTGCCCCGTTCTGAGCAGAGTGATGCTGTCCGCAGGGCCCGCTGCTTCGCCCGTGTCGAGCCCTCCCACAAGTCCAAGATTGTTGAGTTCCTGCAAGGCATGGATGAGATTACTGCTATG ACTGGTGATGGTGTCAACGATGCCCCTGCCTTGAAAAAGGCAGAGATTGGCATTGCCATGGGCTCTGGCACTGCCGTTGCCAAGTCAGCCTCTGAGATGGTCCTGGCCGATGACAACTTCTCTTCCATTGTTGCTGCTGTTGAAGAAGGCAGAGCCATTTACAACAACATGAAGCAATTCATTCGTTACTTAATTTCTTCCAACGTTGGTGAGGTCGTCTG TATTTTCCTGACTGCTGCTCTTGGCCTGCCTGAGGCTCTGATCCCAGTGCAGCTCCTGTGGGTGAACTTGGTGACTGACGGTCTTCCTGCCACTGCCCTGGGCTTCAACCCCCCTGACCTTGAGATCATGGGCAAGCCACCCCGCTCCCCCAAAGAGCCCCTAATCTCTGGCTGGCTTTTCTTCAGATACATGGCCATTGGTG GATATGTGGGTGCCGCCACTGTGGGTGCTGCCGCTCACTGGTTCATGTATGATGATGAGGGTCCTAATGTCACCTACTACCAGCTG TCTCACTTCATGCAGTGCCACGAGGAGAACGAGGACTTCACTGGCATTGACTGTGAGGTCTTTGAGGCTGCTCCACCCATGACCATGGCTCTGTCTGTCCTGGTGACAATTGAGATGTGCAACGCTCTCAACAG TTTGTCTGAGAACCAGTCTCTCATACGTATGCCTCCATGGAGTAATGGCTGGCTGGTGGCAGCCATGACCCTCTCCATGTCCCTCCACTTCATGATCATCTATGTTGACCCCCTGCCC ATGGTCTTCAAGTTGAAACACTTGAACCCAGAACAGTGGATGGTGGTACTGAAACTTTCTTTACCAGTCATCTTGATTGATGAGTTGTTGAAGTTCGTCGCCCGTAACTACGTAGACG TCTAA